One window of Aerococcus tenax genomic DNA carries:
- a CDS encoding helix-turn-helix domain-containing protein, translated as MAISYKPLWHLLVEREMNKEDLKRAANITSNIVSRMSKNSYVNLESLEKICLALDCKIEEVVEIVKEEEKVK; from the coding sequence ATGGCAATTTCTTATAAACCATTATGGCACTTATTGGTAGAAAGAGAAATGAACAAAGAAGACTTAAAAAGAGCTGCAAACATAACAAGCAACATAGTTTCAAGAATGAGCAAAAACTCTTATGTGAACTTAGAGTCATTAGAAAAGATTTGCTTGGCATTGGATTGCAAGATAGAGGAAGTTGTAGAAATAGTAAAAGAAGAGGAAAAGGTCAAATAA
- a CDS encoding type I restriction-modification system subunit M — protein sequence MGIAKENIKNIVDFINSQPNSIVQNLSTENNKFRYKGIIEHRTITEYKDEELVRAYLLTKLVNELGYPADRIEIEKQYEAGRPNTITSRIDVIVKDKNDNAFLFIEVKAPDEYAKDSKDEIIEKQLFNLGALEKAQGHIVKYLVLYTLNEETLDDECMVIDYEKIPTFVDWEQVRNATNKLPARYEKAQKVPYIKGSENDLRTNFSTEYITTLQKDLHNVLWGGGGTDDNEVFSSLVNLILAKIQDEDEKEDGERYDFQSLMFEKASDDDFESNETLFERINNLYRKALKEKLYVIDEKELNKSYVVDTKKFSLSKLKYTVQQLENLSFVDGKNSLNGKDILGDFFEGIIRDGFKQTKGQFFTPINIVRFMLYASSADKLAIDRIKNDKVIPYMVDPSAGSGSLLLNTKKYADENVENSIRYFGQEINTSTYNLAKMNMMLHGVPTDHQKLRNGDTLDADWPTDEPTNFDIVLMNPPYSQKWSADKGFLDDPRFAAYGVLPPKSRADFAFLLHGFYHLRTDGTMCIVLPHGVLFRGASEGKLRQAMLENGYIDTVIGLPENLFYNTSIPTTIIVLKKNRTSRDVFFIDASKEFEKVKTQNILTEDHINKIIDTYNKREDVEKYAHKASYEEIQENDYNLNIPRYVDTFEEPEPIDIVQVSKDMQEINQELEQTTAEFLEMVDDLQVTDETAELIQAIKDVFK from the coding sequence ATGGGAATAGCAAAAGAGAATATAAAAAATATTGTCGACTTTATCAATAGTCAGCCCAATTCTATAGTTCAAAACTTGTCCACTGAAAATAATAAATTCAGGTATAAAGGAATAATAGAACATAGGACTATTACAGAATATAAGGATGAAGAGCTTGTAAGAGCATATTTATTAACAAAATTAGTAAATGAATTGGGATATCCTGCTGATAGAATAGAGATTGAAAAACAATATGAAGCAGGAAGACCAAATACAATTACAAGCAGAATAGATGTTATTGTCAAAGATAAAAATGATAATGCATTTTTATTTATTGAAGTAAAAGCACCCGATGAATATGCAAAAGACTCAAAAGATGAAATTATAGAAAAGCAACTATTTAATTTAGGAGCATTAGAAAAAGCACAAGGTCATATTGTAAAATATTTGGTTCTATATACTTTAAATGAAGAAACTCTTGATGATGAATGTATGGTAATTGATTATGAAAAAATACCGACATTTGTAGATTGGGAACAAGTAAGAAACGCTACAAATAAATTACCTGCACGCTATGAAAAAGCACAAAAAGTACCTTATATCAAGGGAAGTGAAAATGATTTAAGAACAAATTTTTCTACTGAATATATTACAACCCTACAAAAAGATCTTCACAATGTTTTATGGGGAGGTGGAGGAACAGACGACAATGAGGTGTTCTCTTCACTTGTGAATTTGATTTTAGCTAAAATTCAAGATGAAGATGAAAAAGAAGATGGAGAAAGATACGATTTTCAATCGTTGATGTTTGAAAAAGCCAGTGATGATGATTTTGAAAGCAATGAAACACTGTTTGAAAGAATAAATAATCTTTATAGAAAAGCTTTAAAAGAGAAGTTGTATGTAATAGATGAAAAGGAATTAAATAAATCCTATGTAGTCGATACTAAAAAATTCTCTTTGTCTAAATTAAAATACACCGTTCAACAGCTTGAAAACTTGTCTTTTGTTGATGGGAAAAATAGCTTAAACGGGAAAGATATTCTCGGAGATTTTTTTGAGGGAATAATAAGAGATGGTTTTAAACAAACTAAAGGTCAATTCTTTACACCAATTAATATTGTTAGATTTATGCTATATGCTTCATCTGCTGATAAATTAGCAATAGATAGAATAAAGAATGATAAGGTAATTCCTTATATGGTCGATCCTTCGGCTGGATCGGGATCACTGCTCTTAAATACTAAGAAGTACGCTGATGAAAACGTGGAAAATTCCATCCGTTACTTTGGGCAAGAAATTAACACCTCCACTTACAACTTAGCTAAGATGAATATGATGCTGCACGGGGTGCCAACTGACCATCAGAAGTTACGGAATGGGGATACCTTGGATGCCGACTGGCCCACAGATGAGCCAACCAACTTTGATATTGTTTTGATGAATCCGCCTTACTCGCAAAAATGGTCAGCCGATAAGGGCTTTTTAGATGACCCGCGTTTTGCTGCTTATGGGGTTCTACCACCTAAATCACGGGCTGACTTTGCCTTTTTGCTCCATGGTTTCTACCACTTGCGGACAGACGGTACCATGTGTATTGTCTTACCTCACGGAGTTCTTTTCCGTGGGGCCTCTGAAGGAAAGTTACGCCAGGCTATGCTTGAAAATGGTTATATTGACACAGTGATTGGTTTGCCGGAAAACCTCTTCTACAACACCAGTATTCCTACCACGATTATTGTTTTGAAGAAGAACCGAACCAGTCGTGATGTCTTCTTTATTGATGCGTCCAAGGAATTCGAAAAGGTGAAGACCCAAAATATCTTAACCGAAGATCACATCAATAAGATTATTGATACTTATAATAAGCGGGAAGATGTGGAGAAATACGCCCATAAAGCAAGCTATGAAGAAATCCAAGAGAATGATTATAACCTCAATATTCCTCGCTATGTGGATACCTTCGAAGAGCCAGAACCCATCGATATTGTCCAAGTCAGCAAGGACATGCAAGAAATCAACCAAGAACTGGAACAAACCACAGCCGAATTCTTAGAAATGGTGGATGACTTGCAGGTGACGGACGAAACCGCAGAACTCATTCAGGCGATAAAGGATGTGTTTAAATAA
- a CDS encoding restriction endonuclease subunit S, producing the protein MAEERKQPELRFKGFTDDWIQCELGELVVQKKSYSLSRSVEVDEETGYKYIHYGDIHTNKVNLVSDDSILPNIGPGDYELLEKNDLILADASEDYEGIAWPSVIICTPLNKIVAGLHTIVLRPHRISSIFLYYHIHTLTFRKFGSKVGTGMKVFGITAKNLLKYKLYIPTFDEQIKIEKTLLLLDSIITLEQKKIEKLELLKQYLLQNMFADKSGYPKIRFTNFNNEWSQDKLEDVADVRDGTHDSPKYLSEGVPLITSKNVGNGKINYNDINYISLDDYKKINNRSKVDINDILMGMIGTIGNLALIHTEPAFAIKNVALIKDTQQIFYLFLYYYLHCPFITKQLRINLDGGTQKFISLKKIRNLLIRTTNSVEQEKIGNCFNTLDSLITLEKTKLDKIQILKQKFLSSLFI; encoded by the coding sequence ATGGCAGAAGAAAGAAAACAACCTGAGTTAAGGTTCAAGGGGTTCACGGATGATTGGATTCAGTGTGAATTAGGCGAATTGGTTGTTCAAAAAAAGTCATATTCTCTTTCAAGATCTGTTGAAGTAGATGAAGAGACAGGTTATAAATATATTCATTATGGAGATATTCATACCAATAAAGTCAACTTAGTTTCGGATGATAGTATATTGCCGAATATAGGCCCAGGAGATTATGAGTTACTTGAGAAAAATGATTTAATTTTAGCAGATGCTTCCGAAGATTATGAAGGCATCGCATGGCCTTCAGTAATAATTTGCACCCCCCTTAACAAAATAGTTGCAGGCTTACATACTATAGTTTTAAGACCTCACAGAATTTCATCTATCTTTCTTTATTATCATATCCATACCCTTACTTTTAGAAAATTTGGAAGCAAGGTTGGAACAGGAATGAAAGTATTTGGAATCACTGCGAAAAATTTATTAAAATATAAGCTATATATCCCTACCTTTGATGAACAGATAAAAATTGAAAAAACTTTATTGCTATTAGATAGCATTATTACTCTTGAGCAGAAAAAAATTGAGAAGCTAGAGCTGTTAAAACAGTACTTGCTGCAGAATATGTTTGCAGATAAGAGTGGCTACCCTAAAATTAGGTTCACTAATTTCAATAATGAATGGAGTCAAGATAAATTAGAGGATGTTGCTGACGTTAGGGATGGTACACATGACTCTCCTAAATATCTATCAGAAGGAGTTCCATTAATTACCTCTAAGAACGTAGGTAATGGAAAAATAAATTACAATGATATTAACTATATTTCTCTAGATGATTATAAAAAAATCAATAATCGTTCAAAAGTTGATATTAATGATATTCTTATGGGAATGATAGGAACTATTGGTAATTTAGCACTTATTCATACAGAACCTGCTTTCGCAATAAAAAACGTGGCTTTAATCAAAGATACTCAACAGATATTTTATCTCTTTTTATATTATTACCTTCACTGCCCGTTTATAACTAAACAGTTGCGGATTAATTTAGATGGAGGAACTCAAAAATTTATATCATTAAAGAAAATACGCAATTTGCTTATTAGAACAACCAACTCTGTAGAACAAGAAAAGATCGGTAACTGTTTTAATACGTTAGACTCCCTTATTACTCTTGAGAAAACTAAACTAGATAAAATACAGATATTAAAACAAAAATTTCTCTCATCTCTATTCATTTAA